In Lycium ferocissimum isolate CSIRO_LF1 chromosome 7, AGI_CSIRO_Lferr_CH_V1, whole genome shotgun sequence, the sequence atttcCTTTCTGGATTAATTTTGACAAAAGTATCATAATAggtaaattaatttccaaattaacattatggaaattgtttTACCCAATgaaaaatggtaaaatattatctaaatatttttataaaatcattttgatttctgaaaatacatatttcactctgtttacTACTCAAGGgctctgggtaattaaaataaattatgggaggtcaaaaattaggtgtcaacaactatTTTGAGATGGAGGAAGTATAACTTGAGATCGAGGGTGAATAGAAAGAGTagatcccttttttttttttcttcttctatggaGATAAAACAATTTTGAGACATTCATTAGAAAAGAGTAAAACATTCTAAGATGAAAAGTTTATCATTTCAAAAGAGACAAGTCAACAAAATAGAAAGTTGGATGTCCACTGCTGATAAGAACCTGACTTCCAACAAAGTTGTTGTCAGAACACAGACGATAATAATATTAGagacataaaacatgatttactTGGCTTAGACGCAAGTCAAGACATTTCTTGAAGATAGTTGGAGTTTCTCCCACGAACAAAcagaagaataaataacaactcTATCTTCGGGATTCAACAAAGCCACACAACAAGTAATGTTCAAGAATGTTGCTCTTCTATTCTTGAATCTGTGATTTTACCTTTTGATCAATGTCTCTCAACTATTTCAAAGGAAAGGTGTTTGGGGATTGCTTgtcttttcaaagaaaaattataagaaCTATTTATAGGTCAAATAATTCTTGCAAAGTGAGCTTTtttattaaaagaagaaaatgaataaGTTCATGcattcttgaaatcaaaatgTACTTGTCAAAAGATTAAAAAGTATATCCTAAATGAAGATGAAACTTATGAATTCTTcaaattcatttcatattcatttaatataagaaataaatatttttatcaaatacgttatttcaaattttttgaaacaCTTGTTCCAACAATCCCCAAatgtttcaagaaattttgaaaatatacgAGACATGAATGTAGTAACTTGCATCAATAATAGTGTCTTTTGGACTTGAACCATTAGCTACTGAAGAATTTCTAAATCATTGACTACTTAGTGAACGAATCTTGAACTAAGTAGTTCATTGAATGAAGTAGAAAGTATCTCACGTACATTACTATGTTCCAGGGAAAATCGAAATCTTTTGACACCTAACGGTCATGTTTCCTGAATCCTTTTATCAAAGTGCTTTAAATTTTTCTGTTAAAATCTTATTGTTGCGGCCTCCACTCAGCGGGGTAAATTCATCAAGAGTATGCATAATCTGACCAAATAGTCTATGAATTCATGAAGAGACTTTAATCTCATCCTCCTTTTACAGCAAAGTGTCGGTAAATCTCTATCAAGAGTGTTCCTACACACTCCAACCGAAACCGATTTATAGACTTATTAAAAGAATATAATCTCGTCCTCATATTTAGTAGGAATATCGGTAAATCTATCGAGAGTGTTCTTACTAACTCCAACCAAGAACGGTCTTATATATTTATTAAGAGAATAGAATCTCAACTTGTGCACATCTGCTCACTGTTTTAGTAAATGGAATCTTCATTGATGTGCTCCATAATTATAACTTTACTTGCTTTTCCCTTTGAACCTAAGATTTAACCATTAGGTAGGGTTTTCATGAAGTACAATTAATTTTCAACCGGCTTTATTCCCATTCCTTTACAAATTTTCAACACCAACTATTTGTCTaaatttggacaaaaaaaaattgctaaattGAACCTAGGCTTCACATATTGAAGGGAAATTATATCATCCTCCGATGATTTTCTCATGTGATTGTGTTTGAGATGAACTTGTCTTGACTTGTTGCTGTAACAATCAATTGAAGTCCAAAATATAGCAGCTTTATTATCACAATAGATAGTCAAAAAAGATGGCACCGACTTACTCCATATAGGAATATCTAGCATAATACTTCTAATCCAAACAATTTCTTCTCAAGTAGAAGGTATTACTATAAAGTTGTATTTCATCAACTAGTCATCATCAATACCGGACCTGTTCAATGTATCCACTAAGAATTTTCTAGGGTTCATATTTTCAATATTCCAAGAGCTTTCCCATCGTCTGGAACTCAAAAATCACATTATTGCTGAGTATAATGCACCAAATTCATCatataaattcatgaaaagacCTTCAAACTATAACGGAATCGATATCATAATTTACAATTttgcatattatatatatatatatatatatatatatatatatatatatatatgtgtgtgtgtgtgtgtgtgtgtgtgcgcgcgcgcgcgtcaatttgcatttcttttcttcaaagaaATCATATGTTGTCTCTAGTCGTGTGCGCCATTCAAGATTATCATAAAAAGGATCATCTACCTAGCATTAGATTTCACGAAAAATCGTAATAGGAGAATAAATAGAGAATTGAGTTTAGAATATAGAACCCAAATTTCATTGATAACTTTCCTTTTGATTATGTCTTTGATGTTGTCTATTTGGTCACCTCCACAATCAAAGTCAGCAAAATACCTTGAAACTTTGAATTTCTGCGACACTTGATTACAAATATTTGACTTCTATACAACAACAAACTATGTTTGGTAACTCCCCACCAATAGAATAACAAGACCTCAAAAAATCTTCAAAATTCTTCtatgaaaaaaatatagatGATTTTGATGGACCCTACATCTTTGAGATAACGTCTCAAGTCATAATGTATAGtccttgatttttatttttatttttacttttccaTATGGTAGAATTTTCATAGAGATATATAATGACTTTATCATATCTCCCATCACTTTTCCACATGATagatttttcatatatatattgactCTATCATATTCCCCACTATTTCATAGATTTTTTTAAAGCATTTCATGTCATCTGATATGTGACAAGTTTTATCACAATGTATTCAACCATACCAATTGAATCATCAGTATCCATATCCACTCTAATGTGTGTATTTGCTGCTCAACTCATAAGGACAACTATCTTCAAATTGTTAGAACACGGATGATAATAATATTAGAGACATAAATTGGGACTTGCTTGGCTTAAAGGCACGTCGAGTCACTTTTTGAAGATAGTTGGAGTCTCTCCCACGagaaaacagaaaaataaataacaactcTATCTTCGGGATTCAATAAAGCCACATAACAAGTAGCATTCAAGAACGTTTCTATTCTATTTTTGAATATGTGATTTCACTTTTTGATCAATGTCTCTCAACTATTTCAAAGGAAAATTGTTTGTGTATTGCTTGCCTTgtcaaagaaaaataagaactaTTTATAGGCCAAATAATTCTTCAAAGTGAGCTCTTTCATAAAAAGAAGACAATGAATAATTTCATGTATTCTAGATTGTATTTGTCAAAAGATTAAAACGTATAAACCAAATGAAGATGAAACTTGTAAATTCTTcaaattcatttcatattcatgtactttaagaaataaatacttttatcaAATACGTAATTTCAAATTTATTGAAACATTTGTTCCAATGGTTGCTTGTAttcaattttataaatttttaaccTAATTTAATGGCAATACCATAAAATAATAGAGAAATACAAACTAAGTTTCGTACCACTTGGACAAAAATTTCACTTGAACACTCTAACTGAATTTCGTACCACCTAAACCCTCCAAGAAGACGTTTATTGTGTCACTTGGACACAAAATTAATGCATCTAGACACAATAAGTGCGTGCAATTcacaaaattttttaaaaaaaaaaaaaaagttatatttttggtttgttttcccgtttataagtgtccTTAGGGACCCACTTTAGTAgcattatatatttgttcacACTCCTATGAGATGTGAGTGAAACGCACACCGCTATGTATTTAAGTGACACATAAAACGTCTTCTTGAAGGGTTTAAATGGTACGAATTTCAGTTGAGGTATCCAAGTGAAATTCTTTGAATAAGTTCAGGGACCTATCCATGtattacaccaaaaaaaaaaaaaaattgagttactTAGCTTAGGACCCCACTACAAGTCCCATTTATATTGCTCCAAGAGTCCAAACATGACTTTTAGAGTCATGATGATATTGCTGAGGAACACGTCTTTACCATAATATTTTTGTCAATTAGCAATAATTCTCCCATCAAACATGGTGGCATGGCCTTCATTCTCTGCTTTGCTGAGCAATTGAGCAGAGTAAACAGTATTACAGTGAAATGGATATTGGCCTAGCAGTTGGAGGTTCTTTTCTCTCCTCAGCCTTGAACGTGATCTTTGATCGTCTGGCTCCTCGTGGCGATTGGCTGAATAATATTTTTCAGAAACGGAAACAAGATCTTAGTCTTTTCAACAAGCTGAGGATGACTTTGTTGGGCCTTCAAGCAGTGCTGGATAACAAGTTACAGACATCAAATCGATACGTAACTGAGTGGCTAAGTGAGCTCCAAGATGCTGTGGACGATGCAGAAAACTTATTGGAAGAGATCAACTATCAAGTTCTCAAGCTCAAGGTGTGGAAGAAAGTATTTTATTCATAAACTCAATCACTCTATGAAAGTAGCTAGCAACACCTTTATTTATAATAGTACGAAACCTACTTGACTTAAAATAGGAAAACCTATTCTTATATAAATTCTaactagacataaagtaaaatatcaaatcctaaCCGATCTTGATTTCCTGcaactttgaattattttttccaaaaaggtGGAAGCTCAGCATCAATACTCGGGAGAAACTAGCCTGGTGAGTGATCAATTTCTTGATAACATAATGCCCAGGGTCGAAGATATCCTTCATACCCTGAAAGCCTTGGAAGCACAAATTGGTAACCTTCGCCAGCTGGGAAACTCTGGTTCGAGTAAACATGAAACTCCTAAGCGACACCCTACGACATCTATAGTTGATGAATCTGATGTGTATGGGAGGAAAAATGAAATTGAGCAATTGGTTAATCGCCTACTTTCTGTTGATATAGATGGTGAAAAACCAAGTGTAATTACTATTGTTGGCTTGGGTGGGCTTGGCAAGACTACTCTTGCTAAAGTTGTTTACAATGATCCAAGGGTGCAAAACCATTTTGATTTGACAGCTTGGGTATGTGTTTCTGAACAATATGATGCTCTCAAAGTTACAAAAACACTACTGGAAGAGATTGGTTCATCAGGCTCAATTGCTGATGACAATCTTAATCAAATGCAAATCAAGCTGAGGAAacaaataaaagggaaaaagtttctttttgttttagatGATATTTGGCACGACAACTATATTGACTGGGTTGACTTGAAGAGTACTTTTGTGCAAGGAGAAATAGGAAGCAAGGTCATTGTGACGACGCGTAAGGATAGTGTTGCCTTGATGATGGACACTGAGCCGATGTATTTGAAGACTCTGTCAAGTGAGGAATCTTGGAGTTTGTTCGAGAGGCACGCATTTAAGAATAAAGAACTCCGTGAACATCCAGAACTTCAAGAAGTGGGTAAAAGAATTACAGACAAGTGCAAAGGGTTGCCTTTAGCTCTAAAGGCAGTAGCCGGTCTCTTACGTCTAAAATCAGGGATTGAAGAGTGGAGAATTGTTTTGCGAAGTGGAATATGGGAGCAATCACTAATTTCTTCCGCAGGCATATTACCCGCATTACAACTGAGCTACAATGATCTTACCCAGAATTTGAAGCGTTGTTTCGCCTACTGTGCAATATTTCCTAAAGATTTTGCGTTTGATAGAGAATATGTTGTTCAATTGTGGATTGCTAATGGTCTTGTGCAACAACTTCAAACAGATAAAACAATTGAAGATACAGGCAACAGGTATTTTCTTGAACTGTTATCAAGGTCGTTAATCGAACAGGAGTCCAAGAAATTCATGATGCATGACCTTGTTAATGATTTGGCACAATTTGTGTCCTCGAATCTCTGTCTTTGGTTGGAAGATCTCCAAGGATCTCATTTGTTGGAAAGGGCTCGACATCTATCTTACTCTATGAAATACCATGAAAAGTTTGAGAAATTTAAACTCCTCTACAATCTAGAGCAATTGAGGACGTTGCTACCAGTAAATCAATTTATGTTTAATTGGTGTCATCTGGACAAGGAAGTGCTACACAATATATTTCCAAAGCTGGTATCCTTGAGAGTGTTATCATTGTCTAACTATTATATCACCGAGCTACCTGATATCTTGTTCATCAAACTGAATCAGTTAAGATTTCTGGACCTTTCTTATACTCATCTAATAGAGTTGCCCGCTTCAACTTGTGTGCTATATAACTTACAAACATTGTTGTTGTCACATTGTCAATATCTTGTTGCATTACCATCAAAGATGGAAAATTTGATCAGCTTGTGTTATCTTGATATCCGAGCCTCTCCTCTCTTAAAAATGCGGCTAGAAGAAAGCAAGTTGAAATTTATCAATGTTTTATTAGGAGCTAAGTGTGTTATAGGTGGATGTGATGGTATGGGGATTGAAGAGTTGGGTGACTTCCACAACCTCCATGGGTCATTATCAATCTTAGAGCTGCAAAATGTTGGCAATGGGAAGGAGGCTGCCAAGGCAAAATTGAGCAACAAAGAGCACCTTGAAGAACTATCGTTTGAGTGGAGTCAGATGGAACCTGATGATTCACAAGTTGAGCGAGACATACTCGATAATTTGAGCCCAAGTACGAAGATAAAGGAGCTCAAAATAGGTGGATATCGAGGAACAAAATTTCCAAATTGGTTAGGAGATCAATCATTTTGTACGCTGGTGAACTTGTCTCTCGAGAACTGCAATAACTGTGATTCGTTGCCAGCATTAGGACAACTTCCTTCTCTGAAATTCCTTATCATTCAAGGGATGCATGGAATATCAAAAGTGACTGAAGAATTCTATGGAAGTGAGTCTTCAAAAGAGCCATTTCAATCTCTAGTGGAACTTAAATTTAATTGTATGCCGGAGTGGAAGGAATGGCATGTGTTAGGGAAAGGAGAGTTCCCTAAACTTGAGTATCTTTTCATTAATGATTGTCCAAAGTTGATTGGAAAGTTACCAGAAAAGCTTTGTTCTTTAAAAATGTTGAATATTTGGAAATGTCAGGAACTCATCTTGGAGGATCACTGCCAACTTAATCAGTGCGATAATCTCCATGACTTCGCAGTTACTCATCTCAAGGTTAGTAACCGCCTGAAGCCTAGAAGGCTTTTAATTCCAACTGGGCTTAAGGATTTCAGAGTGTGAAAGTCTTGAACAGTGATCAATACTCAACACAAAAGCAAGAGTCTGATGCCATTTCCGCTAGGAGGTTTGGTTGCTCCCAATTTAAAGGTGCTTCCAGAACTTAGGTAGACATGTGATTGTCCATCTCTTGAGAAATTGGTGACATGTGATTGTCCAGAAATTGATTCTTTCCAGAAGGGGGTTTGCCCTTCAGTTACAAAGCTTTGTGTTGTCAATTGCAATAAACCCTGAATGGACAAAAGAAGTGGCGTTTACAGGAACTCCTCAGTCTGAGAGAATTAGTTATTGAGGAAAATGATAGCGACAAAGTTGGGGAACTGCATAGAAAAATTTTGAAGACTTGAGTCAAGCAACCTGAGAACACTAAACAGCAAAACTCTGGAAAGCCTCATCTCTCTGGAAACTCTACATATTGAACAATTCCATAAGATACAGTCATGACTGAGAAAAGGTATTCTTCTAGGTCTCATTTCTCTTCAACGCCTGCATATTAGTGAAATTTACATACATACACTCATACGCACACATATATTGTGTCATTGTGTGTGTCTCTATCTGTATATATTAGATGTATATTTTCTGTGAGATTCATTCTGGATATATTGTTATAACGGATGCTAGCTACAAATTTGAAGCTGTTGTTTGTAGCTTCTATGTCCaaatcaattattttaattCTAGTTCATTCctttgtagaaaaaaaaaagtgttgtCAATCTGCAAAAATGCAAAAGATAAGTAATGTTCTATATTGCATCTTGGGAGTTTTTTattaggcataatacataaacagaccCTCAAACTTGATCTCAGTTGGCAAGTATGACCTCGAACTTTGAGCGTgtacaagtaggcacctcagcttgtataaagttgaacatgtaaacacaaatgctgacgtgACACACAAATTatggaggtgtctagatgatcatttcgtaagttggagtgttcaactgacagagtggagacaagttgaggtgcctactcatgcacacccaaagttggagggcatacttgccagctgaggCCAATTTTGAGAgcctgtttatgtattatgccttctCATTAGCATACTGACCTTTCCGTCAGGTTTTTTCTTAGAGTTTTCTGTCTTTGGTTGAGTTTGGAGATACTGAAATGGACATGAATTAGAAACTAGCAAAAACATAACACCATTTGGATGTTCCACTGAAGGAGAATGGAACTTCTTTTCAAAAACTTGAAGACTATCATCTGAACTAC encodes:
- the LOC132065779 gene encoding putative disease resistance RPP13-like protein 1; this encodes MLWTMQKTYWKRSTIKFSSSRVEDILHTLKALEAQIGNLRQLGNSGSSKHETPKRHPTTSIVDESDVYGRKNEIEQLVNRLLSVDIDGEKPSVITIVGLGGLGKTTLAKVVYNDPRVQNHFDLTAWVCVSEQYDALKVTKTLLEEIGSSGSIADDNLNQMQIKLRKQIKGKKFLFVLDDIWHDNYIDWVDLKSTFVQGEIGSKVIVTTRKDSVALMMDTEPMYLKTLSSEESWSLFERHAFKNKELREHPELQEVGKRITDKCKGLPLALKAVAGLLRLKSGIEEWRIVLRSGIWEQSLISSAGILPALQLSYNDLTQNLKRCFAYCAIFPKDFAFDREYVVQLWIANGLVQQLQTDKTIEDTGNRYFLELLSRSLIEQESKKFMMHDLVNDLAQFVSSNLCLWLEDLQGSHLLERARHLSYSMKYHEKFEKFKLLYNLEQLRTLLPVNQFMFNWCHLDKEVLHNIFPKLVSLRVLSLSNYYITELPDILFIKLNQLRFLDLSYTHLIELPASTCVLYNLQTLLLSHCQYLVALPSKMENLISLCYLDIRASPLLKMRLEESKLKFINVLLGAKCVIGGCDGMGIEELGDFHNLHGSLSILELQNVGNGKEAAKAKLSNKEHLEELSFEWSQMEPDDSQVERDILDNLSPSTKIKELKIGGYRGTKFPNWLGDQSFCTLVNLSLENCNNCDSLPALGQLPSLKFLIIQGMHGISKVTEEFYGSESSKEPFQSLVELKFNCMPEWKEWHVLGKGEFPKLEYLFINDCPKLIGKLPEKLCSLKMLNIWKCQELILEDHCQLNQCDNLHDFAVTHLKVSNRLKPRRLLIPTGLKDFRV